A genomic stretch from Sphingobacterium sp. ML3W includes:
- a CDS encoding DMT family transporter, translating to MKDYKSILYVAAGACSYGLLATIVKFANQLDIHTSVLTFLQFLIGFLFLLVFNYFSQSKKTVPQPPSFAAKLKLIAWGTSLGLTSTLYYLAIQYIPVSVGIILLMQSIWISLIVEALIRKQIPSRAKIMGVLIVLLGTALSTNIFQETKILDGRGLLLGFGAGISYAVAIFSSSNIANQLPSPVRSQFLVLGGLLLIIVFWNVHIVQQMTLRALPWGLIIALFGTILPPLFFTRGIPKTGIALGNIISSLEIPVSTISAVLILHEAVYGIQWAGILLILVAVTLINLRN from the coding sequence ATGAAGGATTATAAATCTATTCTCTACGTTGCCGCTGGTGCTTGCAGCTACGGCCTATTAGCGACCATAGTCAAATTCGCCAATCAACTGGATATCCATACTAGTGTATTGACCTTCTTGCAATTCTTGATCGGCTTTCTATTTCTACTGGTTTTCAATTATTTTTCCCAATCAAAAAAAACAGTACCACAACCACCAAGCTTTGCTGCAAAATTAAAACTAATTGCCTGGGGAACATCACTGGGCCTGACCTCAACGTTGTATTACCTTGCCATACAATATATCCCTGTATCTGTGGGAATTATTCTACTCATGCAATCTATTTGGATAAGTCTAATCGTCGAAGCGCTGATCAGGAAACAAATTCCCTCAAGAGCAAAGATTATGGGAGTCCTTATTGTACTGTTGGGAACAGCTCTTTCAACCAATATCTTTCAGGAAACAAAGATCTTGGACGGTAGAGGTCTTTTATTGGGATTCGGTGCCGGTATCAGTTATGCTGTTGCCATTTTTTCATCCAGCAATATCGCCAATCAGCTGCCGAGTCCTGTTCGAAGCCAGTTTTTAGTACTTGGAGGACTTCTCCTGATCATCGTTTTCTGGAATGTACATATCGTCCAACAAATGACACTACGTGCCCTACCCTGGGGATTGATCATTGCTTTGTTTGGCACAATTCTACCACCGCTATTCTTTACCCGAGGAATCCCTAAGACCGGTATCGCTTTGGGAAATATCATCTCAAGCCTGGAGATTCCCGTCTCCACCATCTCCGCAGTTTTGATACTCCATGAGGCTGTTTATGGAATTCAGTGGGCAGGTATATTACTTATCCTAGTCGCTGTTACCCTTATCAATCTCCGAAATTAA
- a CDS encoding alpha/beta hydrolase-fold protein → MKIVFTLLFLALFLSVDAQHIVHQQVYSTKMHKNIDAIIVTPEIQEGVRYRTVYILHGYSGNPTRTIEQDIPALSQKAAAFQTIYIIPDGNYNSWYVDSPIDTQQQYTTFIAEELVGYIDHNYPTQANKTSRGLLGWSMGGYGALHIGVAYPQIFSIVGSSCGAIDFNRFGKGYQGYQVNRVLGELKDLSPSFRIYNNVDKMAHSGQHYILDCGTEDVQMLEMNRSLHQQLTAQNIEHLYIESPGGHDTAYWSKSLANQLVLFHQYFGYEGL, encoded by the coding sequence ATGAAAATAGTATTCACCCTTCTTTTCCTGGCACTCTTCCTTTCGGTAGATGCACAGCATATCGTCCATCAGCAAGTCTACAGCACCAAGATGCACAAAAATATTGATGCCATCATCGTAACACCTGAAATCCAGGAAGGTGTTCGCTATAGAACCGTTTATATTCTCCATGGTTATAGTGGCAACCCCACAAGAACGATCGAACAGGATATTCCAGCTCTATCCCAAAAGGCGGCGGCTTTCCAAACGATTTATATTATTCCAGATGGAAATTATAACTCCTGGTATGTGGATAGCCCTATTGATACACAGCAACAATACACAACATTTATCGCAGAGGAGCTGGTTGGCTATATCGATCACAACTACCCCACACAGGCAAATAAAACTTCGCGGGGTTTGCTCGGATGGAGTATGGGCGGATATGGTGCATTACATATCGGTGTTGCCTATCCCCAGATCTTTTCCATTGTCGGAAGCTCCTGTGGTGCCATTGACTTTAATCGCTTTGGGAAAGGATATCAAGGCTACCAAGTGAACAGGGTGCTTGGGGAACTAAAAGATTTGTCTCCAAGTTTTCGGATCTATAACAACGTGGATAAAATGGCCCATAGCGGGCAACATTATATTTTGGATTGTGGAACCGAAGATGTCCAAATGCTGGAGATGAACCGATCGCTACACCAGCAGTTAACTGCACAAAATATTGAACATCTTTATATCGAGTCTCCGGGTGGACACGATACCGCTTATTGGAGCAAATCTCTAGCCAATCAATTGGTCTTATTTCATCAGTATTTTGGCTATGAAGGATTATAA
- a CDS encoding Crp/Fnr family transcriptional regulator — MNKYFPLSEQTIEALKKICQPKSYKKNELILRAGDYAKYYYFVYSGLLGYYKLDPEGDIIYKLFFEENSFCASTAAIIEEKPSNFTIVALEDVQLIQYSAKLFRELVAQHHDLALFQIAYLEKNWVVKKEPLEINLKWESAKERYLELYQNQALFKRLKQHHIASYLGVTPTQLSRIRKELKQ; from the coding sequence ATGAACAAATATTTCCCATTAAGCGAGCAAACAATTGAAGCGTTGAAAAAGATCTGTCAGCCCAAAAGCTATAAGAAAAACGAATTGATCTTGCGTGCTGGCGACTATGCAAAATATTATTATTTTGTTTATAGTGGCTTATTGGGCTATTACAAACTGGATCCCGAAGGCGACATCATTTACAAATTATTTTTTGAAGAGAACAGCTTTTGCGCATCCACAGCAGCTATCATTGAAGAAAAACCTAGTAATTTCACGATTGTAGCGCTTGAAGATGTACAACTTATTCAATATTCTGCCAAGCTTTTCCGTGAATTGGTAGCACAACATCACGACTTAGCACTCTTCCAAATCGCCTACCTGGAAAAAAACTGGGTCGTAAAAAAAGAACCTCTTGAAATCAACCTGAAATGGGAATCAGCCAAAGAACGTTATCTTGAATTGTATCAGAATCAGGCTCTCTTTAAGCGGCTCAAACAACACCATATCGCCTCCTATCTTGGTGTTACTCCTACCCAGTTGAGCCGTATTCGTAAAGAATTAAAACAATAA
- a CDS encoding histidine kinase — translation MKNSQVIIGYENSLFIDFVVDKKYRWIRHCLLIGVIVGIHFLPSKKAEVDPTSSLWRLFETLLSITILLSLFYINHYILIPVFVLRSRFLAYAGSLLVAYTFIFLVLMYLERQELRFIQKPDRSYLDWEDYLIIVILLTIFIAAVSSMKLFKVWIVNLIRFKEFENNTLTIQLEQLKSQINPHFLFNTLNNINFLIDENPKLASNVLLKLSDVLRNQLYLSKGDSIELGKEIAVLKNILFMEDIRRDKFVVDFTIDQQMEQLHVPPFLFIPFVENVVKHSAHQAMEGGQHVQIAFSIQAERICFTCVNPKKRKMQAAAYGGLGLSNIQKRLEILYPNSYNLQIDDFDDRYKVFLSIPMGT, via the coding sequence ATGAAAAATTCACAGGTAATCATCGGTTACGAAAATAGTCTTTTTATAGATTTTGTTGTCGATAAAAAATATCGTTGGATTCGCCATTGTTTGTTGATCGGCGTGATTGTTGGAATTCATTTTTTGCCAAGCAAGAAGGCGGAAGTAGATCCTACGAGTAGCCTGTGGCGTCTTTTCGAGACTTTGCTATCCATTACAATTCTGTTGAGTCTTTTTTACATCAATCATTATATCCTAATCCCTGTCTTTGTACTGAGAAGTCGGTTTTTAGCTTATGCGGGGAGTCTTCTTGTCGCTTATACATTTATTTTTTTAGTGTTGATGTATTTGGAGCGACAGGAATTGCGGTTTATCCAAAAGCCGGATCGATCCTACCTGGATTGGGAAGATTATTTGATCATCGTTATTTTATTGACCATATTTATAGCAGCAGTCAGTAGCATGAAGCTATTTAAGGTATGGATTGTTAACCTCATTCGATTCAAAGAATTTGAGAATAATACGCTGACGATCCAATTGGAGCAGCTTAAAAGCCAAATTAATCCTCATTTTTTGTTTAATACGCTCAATAATATCAATTTTCTGATTGATGAGAACCCCAAATTAGCTTCCAATGTACTGCTTAAATTAAGTGATGTACTCAGAAATCAACTTTATCTATCAAAGGGCGATTCCATCGAACTGGGGAAAGAAATTGCAGTCTTAAAAAATATCCTCTTTATGGAGGATATTCGTAGGGATAAATTTGTCGTCGATTTTACTATTGACCAACAGATGGAACAACTGCATGTTCCACCATTTCTATTTATTCCTTTTGTTGAAAATGTTGTTAAACATAGTGCACATCAGGCGATGGAAGGCGGGCAGCATGTGCAGATTGCGTTTTCAATTCAAGCTGAACGTATTTGTTTTACCTGTGTTAATCCGAAGAAAAGGAAAATGCAGGCTGCTGCGTATGGTGGTCTCGGATTGAGTAATATCCAAAAACGATTAGAAATTTTGTATCCGAATAGCTATAACTTGCAAATTGATGATTTCGATGATAGGTATAAGGTGTTTTTAAGTATTCCGATGGGAACGTAA
- a CDS encoding LytTR family DNA-binding domain-containing protein — MDKLSIKYIVIEDEPLARRGLVKLLKGYDFLECLGMYGNTEDARMLMEEQPLDLIFLDINLPEESGWDFAQFIPAHIQIIFTTAYPNYALESYELNALDYLLKPIAEDRLKKALDKAVSHFQQKVMEKGIVPPTDHIFVKADRKLFRLELNEIQYIEAMKDYVMIHAKDKKLMVAMNIKTIFNQLPNTDFVRINKSFVVNLNKVESVDSHWVTIAGFEMPLGASFKDDLLERIKKQTINR; from the coding sequence ATGGATAAGCTAAGTATTAAATACATTGTGATTGAAGATGAACCTTTGGCGAGGAGGGGGCTGGTAAAATTATTGAAAGGTTACGATTTTTTGGAATGCCTCGGCATGTATGGCAATACGGAAGATGCCCGTATGCTGATGGAGGAGCAGCCCCTTGACTTGATTTTTTTGGATATCAATCTACCAGAAGAAAGCGGTTGGGATTTTGCTCAATTTATCCCGGCCCATATACAGATTATATTTACAACTGCTTATCCCAATTATGCATTGGAAAGCTATGAACTGAATGCGTTGGATTATTTGTTAAAGCCTATTGCAGAGGATCGGTTGAAGAAGGCTTTGGATAAAGCCGTCAGCCATTTTCAACAAAAAGTGATGGAGAAAGGTATTGTACCGCCTACTGACCATATTTTTGTAAAGGCTGACCGTAAGCTTTTTCGCTTGGAGCTAAATGAAATTCAGTACATTGAAGCCATGAAAGATTATGTGATGATCCATGCAAAAGATAAAAAATTAATGGTGGCAATGAATATAAAAACGATATTCAATCAATTGCCCAATACAGACTTTGTGCGGATCAATAAATCCTTTGTGGTCAATCTAAATAAAGTGGAGAGTGTAGACAGCCATTGGGTGACAATCGCCGGCTTTGAGATGCCTTTGGGGGCAAGTTTTAAAGATGATCTTTTGGAACGTATTAAAAAGCAGACTATCAATAGGTAA
- a CDS encoding DUF4249 domain-containing protein: protein MKHRIIISSIIILTAFISSCEKVIDIQVNDEVGRLVIEGVINNTTTEQEIKLSRNAAFSGGNNYPAVRGATVIVRDQKQQEYIFVETEAGTYKTQQLKGTPGETYTMEVRIDQDKYQATSQMPQIVSLDSISVEKPKFGDKEKRNIKVFYKDPADQINQYRFIVFLNDKQLKDIYTVNDDFNNGNKINLTLRPDDLDIFPGDRIRVEMLCVDKTVYNYWYSLMQQSANSGVTPSNPPTNISPTTLGCFSAHTFSTKSVQVD from the coding sequence ATGAAACATCGTATTATTATCTCCAGTATAATTATCCTTACAGCCTTCATTTCATCCTGTGAGAAAGTCATCGACATTCAGGTCAATGATGAAGTCGGTCGATTGGTTATTGAAGGCGTCATCAATAACACAACAACAGAACAAGAAATAAAACTGAGCCGAAATGCAGCCTTCTCTGGCGGCAACAACTACCCTGCAGTAAGGGGAGCGACGGTCATCGTCAGAGATCAGAAACAGCAGGAATATATCTTCGTGGAAACGGAGGCCGGAACATACAAAACACAGCAATTGAAAGGAACCCCAGGAGAAACATACACAATGGAAGTGCGCATTGATCAAGATAAATATCAGGCAACTTCGCAAATGCCACAAATCGTTTCCCTGGACTCTATTTCTGTCGAAAAACCAAAATTTGGTGATAAGGAAAAACGGAATATTAAAGTCTTCTATAAGGATCCGGCCGATCAAATCAATCAGTATAGATTTATCGTTTTTCTAAACGACAAGCAATTGAAAGATATTTATACCGTCAACGACGACTTCAACAATGGGAATAAGATCAATTTAACATTGCGTCCAGATGATCTCGATATATTCCCCGGTGATCGTATTCGTGTAGAAATGCTCTGTGTAGATAAAACGGTATACAACTACTGGTATAGCCTGATGCAGCAATCTGCCAATTCCGGTGTGACACCGAGTAACCCGCCTACCAACATCAGTCCTACCACACTTGGCTGTTTTAGTGCGCATACCTTCTCTACCAAAAGCGTTCAAGTGGATTAA
- a CDS encoding TonB-dependent receptor, which produces MLRSLPFLLLSISLGSTALAQKRYTLSGTITDVSTGETLIGASVKLRELPQSGSSSNSYGFYSMAAPEGRYLLSTSYVGYNTRIDTIELNRDQALNLTLRSQTLLDEVVISSNRRNNKNVSSPQMGVEKLNMNQINQLPVVLGERDILKSITLMPGIKTSGEGNTGFYVRGGGADQNLILLDEATVYNATHLLGFFSTFNSDAIKDVSIYKGGMPAEYGGRLSSVLDVKMNEGNNKKTTVQGGIGLIASRIKVEGPLVKDKGSFMLSARRTYMDLFMKASSDTTINKSTLYFYDINAKVNYRFNDKNAIYLSGYFGKDVLGLQDIFGTNWGNATGTLRFNHIFSNKLFSNTSVVYSKFNYVIEGLDRNDGFKATSKITDLNFKQDFQYYASSDHALKFGLHVTRHDIAPGDITTTASSSFNDKHVEHRFGYEMATYASDDWKVNDKLNMAYGLRLSSMLLVGPGTFSTYDAAGNTIGSQHYKSGELVQHYLNLEPRFSVSYLLNEQQSIKASYNRNTQNIHLLTNSTSASPTDLYVMSSKNIKPEIADQISTGYFRNFKDNLYEFSAEVYYKNLQNQIDYKDAAQLLVNQDVESQLVYGVGRAYGVELFLKKKYGRFNGWVGYTWSKTERKFDEINAGKYFPATQDRTHDVSIVGIYKLNEKWTFSSNFVYGTGRAVTYPTGKYTVGGNTTFSYSERNAYRMPASHRLDIAATFEGKPGKRYQSSWTFGIYNVYGHKDPYRIAFRDSKTVANATEAVQTSIFGIPIPSFTWNFKF; this is translated from the coding sequence ATGCTCAGATCATTACCCTTTTTATTACTTTCTATTTCACTTGGCAGCACCGCACTCGCACAAAAGCGTTATACATTATCCGGAACAATCACCGACGTATCAACAGGAGAAACACTTATTGGTGCTTCGGTCAAACTACGCGAACTACCCCAATCTGGAAGTTCCAGTAATTCTTATGGTTTCTATTCCATGGCTGCCCCCGAAGGAAGGTATCTACTCTCCACCTCTTATGTAGGATACAATACCCGTATTGATACGATTGAATTAAACAGAGACCAAGCCCTTAATCTCACACTACGATCACAGACCTTACTGGATGAGGTTGTCATCTCATCCAACAGACGTAACAATAAAAATGTTTCCTCACCGCAAATGGGGGTTGAAAAACTCAATATGAACCAGATCAATCAGCTTCCCGTAGTTTTAGGTGAACGCGATATTTTAAAAAGCATCACATTAATGCCGGGCATTAAAACCTCCGGCGAAGGAAATACAGGTTTCTATGTCCGTGGTGGTGGTGCCGATCAAAATTTAATTTTATTGGATGAAGCTACCGTCTATAATGCCACTCACCTACTCGGTTTCTTTTCTACGTTCAATTCAGATGCCATCAAAGATGTCAGTATCTATAAAGGCGGTATGCCTGCTGAATACGGAGGACGGCTGTCATCAGTGCTCGATGTAAAAATGAATGAAGGTAATAACAAGAAAACCACTGTTCAGGGTGGTATTGGATTAATTGCTTCCCGCATTAAAGTAGAGGGTCCGCTGGTTAAAGACAAAGGTTCATTTATGTTATCTGCCCGTCGTACCTATATGGATCTTTTTATGAAAGCCTCCTCGGATACAACAATTAATAAAAGTACGCTATACTTTTATGATATCAATGCGAAGGTCAACTATAGATTCAACGATAAAAATGCGATCTATCTCTCCGGATATTTTGGTAAAGATGTATTGGGGCTGCAGGATATTTTCGGCACCAATTGGGGAAATGCAACCGGAACCCTACGATTCAACCATATCTTCAGCAATAAATTATTCTCAAACACCTCAGTTGTCTATAGCAAATTTAACTATGTTATCGAAGGCTTGGACCGCAACGATGGCTTTAAAGCAACATCTAAGATTACCGATCTAAATTTTAAACAGGACTTCCAATATTACGCAAGTTCTGACCATGCACTAAAATTTGGATTGCACGTTACCCGACATGATATCGCACCGGGTGATATTACAACAACCGCCAGTTCCAGTTTTAACGATAAACATGTCGAACATCGCTTTGGTTACGAAATGGCGACCTACGCCAGTGACGACTGGAAGGTAAACGACAAACTAAATATGGCCTATGGCCTGCGTTTAAGCTCGATGTTGCTGGTTGGTCCGGGAACTTTTAGTACTTATGATGCGGCGGGCAATACAATTGGCTCACAACATTACAAATCCGGAGAGCTAGTACAACATTATCTCAATTTAGAACCTCGTTTTAGTGTAAGTTATCTACTCAATGAACAACAGTCCATCAAAGCTTCGTACAATAGAAATACACAAAATATTCACCTATTGACAAACTCTACAAGCGCCAGTCCGACGGATCTCTATGTGATGAGCAGCAAGAATATCAAGCCCGAAATTGCCGATCAGATCTCCACGGGTTATTTCAGAAACTTTAAAGATAACCTATATGAGTTCTCGGCGGAGGTCTATTACAAAAATCTACAAAATCAAATCGATTATAAAGATGCCGCGCAATTGCTCGTCAACCAAGACGTCGAATCCCAACTGGTTTATGGCGTAGGGCGAGCCTATGGTGTCGAATTATTTCTGAAGAAAAAATATGGCCGTTTTAATGGCTGGGTGGGTTATACTTGGTCTAAAACCGAACGCAAATTTGATGAGATCAACGCCGGAAAGTACTTTCCTGCAACACAGGACCGCACCCATGATGTATCCATTGTTGGTATCTATAAGCTCAATGAAAAGTGGACCTTCTCCAGTAATTTCGTTTATGGAACAGGAAGGGCTGTCACATACCCAACGGGAAAATACACTGTTGGCGGCAATACGACCTTCTCCTATTCGGAGCGCAATGCTTATCGTATGCCCGCATCACATCGCTTGGATATCGCCGCCACCTTCGAGGGGAAACCGGGGAAACGCTACCAGTCAAGCTGGACATTTGGCATTTACAACGTCTATGGACATAAAGACCCTTACAGAATCGCCTTTAGAGACAGTAAAACCGTTGCTAATGCGACGGAAGCTGTCCAAACAAGCATCTTCGGTATCCCTATCCCCTCCTTTACCTGGAATTTTAAATTTTAA
- a CDS encoding AAA family ATPase codes for MRIAIFGAHKVGKTTLAKELLENLLGYTLELEPYYQLEFSGYEFSEVPTPEDFIAQFNCSAKLILESGDDVIFDRCAIDILAYLHVLDPHRNVQHFYETAQTLIAEIDLFVFVPIEEPDLIPNHQIELSKIRNQVDNVIRD; via the coding sequence ATGAGAATTGCAATATTTGGAGCACACAAGGTTGGAAAAACAACATTGGCGAAAGAACTTCTGGAAAACCTACTGGGGTATACGCTCGAACTAGAGCCATATTATCAATTGGAATTTTCAGGTTATGAATTTTCAGAAGTCCCCACTCCCGAGGATTTCATTGCACAATTTAATTGTTCAGCCAAGCTGATTTTAGAAAGTGGAGACGATGTAATCTTTGACCGATGTGCCATTGACATCTTAGCTTATCTTCATGTTCTTGATCCACATAGAAATGTCCAACATTTCTATGAAACAGCTCAGACACTTATTGCAGAAATTGATCTTTTTGTCTTTGTTCCTATTGAAGAACCGGATCTGATACCAAACCATCAGATAGAACTGTCAAAAATTAGAAACCAGGTTGATAATGTAATTCGTGATTAG
- a CDS encoding two-component regulator propeller domain-containing protein has translation MKQVQVYALLLLLVCHISCRQNQTNALQDNISKGHYSDAQFKAAVASKIPMSMVRNLKKDRNGNILIASYLGVFRYDGVSFTNLTNEIISPRFSSFWDVLEDRKGNLWFGSKDSGVYYHNGKSYQHFTIKDGLGSNSALHIYEDKAGHIWFGTKGGASRYDGKSFRNFTTKDGLPNNDINAIMEDKNGKLWFGTRGGACYYDGKKFTVFKNKDGKPFYNVWSIIEDKKGNIWFGDVDGLWRYDGKTFTKVSQRGAYAIVEDKKGNIWTTGEINPKAWALSRYDVKSLYNQVPTVTEIKSGGRMDFLGILEANDGSIWFGSGSAVHRYDGKTIMDFKSNGGQKN, from the coding sequence ATGAAACAGGTACAAGTATATGCTTTGCTTCTGCTGTTAGTCTGTCACATCTCCTGCAGACAGAACCAGACAAATGCACTACAAGATAATATTAGTAAAGGACATTACTCCGACGCTCAATTTAAAGCAGCCGTCGCTTCCAAGATACCTATGAGTATGGTCCGGAATTTAAAGAAAGATCGGAACGGTAATATTTTGATTGCTTCTTACTTGGGCGTGTTTCGGTATGATGGAGTATCTTTTACCAACTTAACAAACGAAATAATTTCGCCCAGATTCTCCAGCTTTTGGGATGTTCTGGAAGATCGAAAAGGAAATCTTTGGTTTGGTAGCAAGGATTCAGGTGTCTATTATCACAATGGTAAATCCTATCAGCATTTTACAATAAAGGATGGACTTGGCAGTAATTCAGCCCTTCATATTTATGAGGATAAAGCAGGGCATATTTGGTTTGGCACTAAAGGTGGTGCAAGTCGTTATGATGGAAAGTCCTTTCGGAATTTTACAACGAAAGACGGACTGCCCAATAACGATATTAATGCTATTATGGAAGACAAAAACGGAAAATTATGGTTTGGCACAAGAGGTGGGGCCTGCTATTATGACGGAAAGAAATTTACCGTTTTCAAAAACAAGGACGGTAAACCTTTTTACAACGTTTGGTCAATAATCGAAGATAAAAAGGGTAATATTTGGTTCGGCGACGTTGATGGCCTTTGGCGCTACGATGGCAAAACCTTTACTAAGGTATCACAACGGGGGGCGTATGCTATAGTCGAAGATAAAAAGGGGAATATCTGGACTACCGGTGAAATAAATCCGAAGGCCTGGGCACTTTCACGTTATGATGTAAAGTCTCTGTACAATCAAGTGCCCACCGTAACCGAAATTAAGTCGGGAGGAAGAATGGATTTTTTGGGAATATTGGAGGCTAATGATGGAAGTATTTGGTTTGGATCTGGATCTGCGGTGCATCGTTATGACGGAAAGACCATCATGGACTTTAAAAGCAATGGCGGGCAGAAAAACTAA